A region of Rhodoferax potami DNA encodes the following proteins:
- a CDS encoding ParB/RepB/Spo0J family partition protein: MVTKKPKGLGMGLEALLGPKVVDAPPATESTGTTTATAPSTLPLADMVAGVYQPRTHMDEGALYELAESIKAQGIMQPILVRKLDEADAAPHIGEGRKRAIYEIIAGERRFRAAKLAGLTEVPVLVRDVPNEAAAAMALIENIQREDLNPLEEAQGLQRLIKEFGLTHETAAQAVGRSRSAASNLLRLLNLADPVQTMLMAGDIDMGHARALLALDRATQITAANQIATKKMSVREAESLVKKLGAEFSLTPQKPAKEKSRDIKRVEEELSDLLMAQVDVHIKKRVKRHGRMEEMGEVVIQFGSLEELNGLIDRLAPGGNR, encoded by the coding sequence ATGGTCACCAAAAAACCCAAAGGCCTGGGCATGGGCCTCGAAGCTCTGCTCGGCCCCAAAGTGGTAGATGCACCCCCTGCTACCGAGTCCACGGGCACCACCACTGCTACTGCCCCCAGCACCTTGCCTTTGGCCGACATGGTGGCCGGCGTGTACCAGCCGCGCACCCACATGGACGAGGGCGCTTTGTACGAGCTGGCCGAGTCCATCAAGGCGCAGGGCATCATGCAGCCGATTCTGGTGCGCAAGCTCGATGAGGCAGATGCGGCACCCCACATCGGCGAAGGCCGCAAGCGCGCCATTTATGAAATCATTGCCGGCGAGCGCCGTTTCCGCGCCGCCAAGTTAGCCGGCCTGACCGAGGTGCCGGTGCTAGTGCGCGATGTTCCCAACGAGGCTGCGGCCGCGATGGCGCTGATCGAGAACATCCAGCGTGAAGACCTCAACCCGCTCGAAGAGGCCCAGGGCCTGCAACGCCTGATCAAAGAGTTCGGCCTGACCCACGAAACCGCAGCCCAAGCCGTAGGCCGCTCGCGCAGTGCTGCCAGCAATTTGCTGCGTTTGTTGAACCTGGCCGACCCGGTGCAAACCATGCTGATGGCTGGCGATATCGACATGGGCCATGCCCGTGCTTTGCTCGCACTCGACCGCGCCACCCAGATCACGGCGGCCAACCAGATCGCCACCAAAAAGATGTCGGTGCGCGAGGCCGAGAGCCTGGTCAAGAAACTGGGCGCCGAGTTTTCGCTCACCCCGCAAAAGCCGGCCAAAGAGAAATCGCGCGATATCAAGCGGGTCGAGGAAGAGCTTTCCGACCTGCTCATGGCGCAGGTGGATGTGCACATCAAAAAGCGGGTCAAACGCCACGGCCGCATGGAAGAGATGGGCGAAGTGGTGATCCAGTTCGGTTCGCTCGAAGAGCTCAATGGCCTGATCGACCGCCTGGCACCCGGCGGCAACCGTTAA
- a CDS encoding LysE family transporter, whose product MLGVTDYGTFVITIIVFLAIPGPGNLALVTSTSKGGIKGGLAATLGVILGDQVLMWSAVAGVAALLAAYPDAFHAVQWAGAAYLGWLGFKMLTAKPGAAPVLDIKAGHYLRQALLITLLNPKAILFYMAFFPLFVDRTSQQGLVTYAFMAATIAFLTFLYGLGATLLTHFLAERVRANPMIGRVLEKLAGLFLVGFGIRLALQSAK is encoded by the coding sequence ATGCTCGGCGTCACCGATTACGGCACCTTTGTCATCACCATCATCGTGTTTCTGGCGATCCCCGGCCCGGGCAATCTCGCGCTGGTCACGTCCACCAGCAAGGGTGGCATCAAGGGCGGGCTGGCCGCAACCCTGGGTGTGATTCTGGGTGACCAAGTGCTCATGTGGTCTGCGGTGGCTGGCGTAGCAGCGCTCTTGGCAGCGTATCCGGATGCCTTTCACGCGGTGCAGTGGGCGGGTGCCGCGTACCTCGGGTGGTTGGGCTTCAAAATGCTGACGGCCAAACCCGGCGCAGCACCGGTGCTCGACATCAAGGCCGGCCACTACTTGCGCCAGGCGCTCCTGATCACCTTGCTCAACCCTAAGGCCATTTTGTTTTACATGGCCTTCTTCCCCCTGTTTGTGGACCGCACCAGCCAGCAAGGCTTGGTGACGTACGCCTTCATGGCGGCCACTATCGCTTTCCTCACATTTCTGTACGGGCTGGGCGCCACGCTGCTGACCCACTTTCTCGCCGAGCGCGTGCGCGCCAACCCCATGATCGGGCGGGTACTCGAGAAGCTGGCGGGCCTGTTTCTGGTCGGCTTCGGTATCCGCCTGGCCTTGCAGTCGGCCAAATAA
- a CDS encoding class I SAM-dependent methyltransferase encodes MMRRLNPAHWQWPLPAVFAWAACWALFRALLGEGVALSWALGLSSALGVACSLWGPTWWRRLLIAGGFPLSLVVSLSTLGAESLPAWAWLLPLALLLLVYPVNAWRDAPLFPTPPNALEELPAHAPLPLGAHVLDAGCGLGHGLQALRQAYPQAELHGMEWSWPLRLLCGLRCPWARVTRGDIWRANWSTYDMVYVFQRPESMARAVAKANADMRPGTWLVSLEFEATSAAPVAHWRGPGGKMVWLYQVPLPLQPGEIA; translated from the coding sequence ATGATGCGCCGCCTCAATCCCGCCCATTGGCAATGGCCGCTGCCTGCGGTGTTTGCCTGGGCTGCTTGCTGGGCGCTCTTTCGCGCCTTGCTGGGGGAGGGGGTCGCGCTGTCGTGGGCCTTGGGCCTGAGCAGTGCGCTGGGCGTGGCCTGCAGCCTGTGGGGGCCCACCTGGTGGCGGCGCCTGCTGATCGCGGGGGGCTTTCCGTTGTCCCTGGTGGTGAGCCTCTCCACCCTGGGCGCAGAGTCCTTGCCGGCCTGGGCCTGGTTGCTGCCCTTGGCGCTGCTGTTGCTGGTCTACCCGGTGAATGCCTGGCGCGATGCGCCGCTGTTTCCCACCCCGCCTAACGCGCTTGAAGAGTTGCCTGCCCACGCACCGCTGCCTCTGGGCGCCCATGTGCTGGATGCCGGGTGCGGCCTGGGTCATGGCCTGCAGGCGCTGCGCCAAGCCTATCCGCAGGCCGAGCTGCACGGCATGGAGTGGAGCTGGCCCCTGCGCCTGCTGTGCGGGCTGCGCTGCCCGTGGGCGCGTGTGACGCGGGGCGACATCTGGCGGGCCAACTGGTCGACCTATGACATGGTCTATGTGTTCCAGCGCCCGGAGAGCATGGCACGCGCGGTCGCCAAGGCCAATGCAGACATGCGCCCCGGCACTTGGCTGGTGAGTTTGGAATTTGAAGCCACCAGCGCGGCGCCGGTTGCCCATTGGCGCGGGCCGGGTGGCAAAATGGTGTGGCTATACCAAGTGCCTCTGCCGTTGCAACCAGGAGAAATTGCATGA
- a CDS encoding helix-turn-helix domain-containing protein yields the protein MPHQQALSTDHFAPGDRAPVWHDWVRQQFGGLQSDLYGDTDFEGHLHTSQAGALQLTHLEAKRHRVTRTTDLARHTDEAFFKIVAPIKGYANVEQGGRQTSVSPGSWTLYDTTRPYRIANPGSVEHLVVMIPQRDLQGSAARLEHLMARPINGQSGIGRVALTTMRSTFEELPHMSADAARGAGELLTQLVRLSLTELAGLHTPLTQREALKDRIRQYVALHLRDPQLSVEQIATALNCSKRHLYNAFAEEAHPLASYIQHQRLDACLRELQQVGSAGRPITEIALHWGFNSPSHFSRVFREHTGLSPSEFRQQH from the coding sequence ATGCCCCACCAACAGGCCTTGAGTACCGACCATTTCGCCCCCGGAGACCGCGCTCCGGTTTGGCACGATTGGGTCCGGCAGCAGTTCGGTGGGCTGCAATCCGATCTGTACGGGGATACCGACTTCGAGGGACACCTCCACACCAGCCAAGCCGGCGCCTTGCAACTCACACACCTCGAGGCCAAGCGCCACCGGGTCACCCGCACCACGGACCTTGCGCGCCATACCGACGAAGCATTTTTCAAAATCGTCGCCCCCATCAAGGGGTATGCCAACGTCGAACAAGGAGGCCGGCAAACCTCGGTGAGCCCCGGTAGCTGGACGCTCTACGACACCACCCGCCCGTATCGGATTGCGAATCCCGGGTCCGTCGAACATCTGGTAGTCATGATCCCGCAACGCGACCTTCAAGGCAGCGCCGCGCGCCTGGAGCATTTGATGGCACGCCCGATCAACGGGCAAAGCGGCATCGGCCGGGTGGCACTCACCACCATGCGCAGCACCTTCGAGGAGCTGCCCCACATGAGCGCAGATGCCGCCCGCGGCGCCGGCGAATTGCTCACCCAGCTGGTACGGCTATCACTCACCGAGTTGGCGGGCCTGCACACGCCGCTTACCCAGCGGGAAGCCCTCAAAGACCGTATCCGTCAGTACGTGGCATTGCACCTGCGGGACCCGCAACTCTCGGTCGAGCAGATTGCCACGGCGCTCAACTGCAGCAAGCGTCATCTGTACAACGCCTTTGCCGAGGAAGCCCACCCGCTGGCGAGCTACATCCAACATCAACGGCTGGACGCTTGCTTGCGCGAACTGCAGCAGGTGGGGTCCGCCGGGCGCCCCATTACCGAGATTGCGCTGCACTGGGGCTTTAACAGCCCCTCGCACTTCAGCCGCGTGTTCCGGGAGCACACCGGGCTCAGCCCCAGCGAGTTCCGGCAACAGCACTGA
- a CDS encoding RBBP9/YdeN family alpha/beta hydrolase → MPNPTVLLLPGWQNSGPAHWQSRWEALHGFTRVQQHDWMQPLRGDWMMQLEEAVLAAPTPVVLVAHSLGCILTAAWAQHSQNTHRVKAAFLVGPGDPERQELQAPLKSWWPVVMDKLPFSAELLGSRNDPYCTFERAQQFASAWGADFVDCGNAGHLNADSGLGDWPEGIARLHALMARVG, encoded by the coding sequence ATGCCCAACCCGACTGTCCTCCTTCTGCCCGGCTGGCAAAACTCCGGCCCTGCCCACTGGCAAAGCCGCTGGGAGGCGCTGCACGGCTTCACCCGTGTGCAGCAGCACGACTGGATGCAACCCCTGCGGGGCGATTGGATGATGCAGCTGGAAGAAGCCGTGCTGGCCGCGCCCACACCCGTGGTGCTGGTAGCGCACAGCCTGGGTTGCATCCTTACCGCCGCCTGGGCCCAGCATTCGCAAAATACCCACCGCGTGAAAGCCGCGTTTCTGGTCGGCCCCGGCGACCCGGAGCGCCAAGAGTTGCAAGCCCCGCTTAAAAGCTGGTGGCCAGTGGTGATGGACAAACTGCCGTTTTCCGCTGAGCTGCTGGGCAGCCGCAATGACCCGTATTGCACCTTCGAGCGGGCACAGCAATTCGCCAGCGCTTGGGGTGCTGATTTTGTGGACTGCGGCAACGCCGGCCACCTCAATGCCGACTCCGGCCTGGGCGATTGGCCCGAGGGCATTGCCCGCCTGCACGCGCTGATGGCGCGCGTCGGCTGA
- a CDS encoding aldehyde dehydrogenase, whose amino-acid sequence MSDLSMLINGLHVTAEQGATFERRNPLDGSVATRAPAASAADAVMAADAAAAAFKTWSQTGPGERRALLLKAADALEAKTPQFIEAVGAETGGTGMWAGFNVHLAAGMLREAASLTTQISGEVIPSDVPGSLAMGVRQPAGVVLGIAPWNAPIILGVRAIATPLACGNTVIFKGSENCPRTHQLIAEAFADAGFPPGVVNYITNARADAGTVVEAIVAHPAVRRVNFTGSTRVGKIIAMTCAKYLKPVVLELGGKAPMVILDDAVIEDAVNGAAFGCFANSGQICMSTERIIVDQAIADAFTQKFAAKAAALPVGDPRKPDPVVLGSVIGMNTVEHCNALIDDALAKGAKLLCGGKATNTLMAATVLDHVTPAMRIYHEETFGPVKAVVRVRGVEEAVACANDNEYGLSAAVFGSDMARAFNVARRIDSGICHVNGPTVHDEAQMPFGGVKGSGMGRFGGKAGVAEFTELRWITLQTTPRHYPF is encoded by the coding sequence ATGTCTGATTTGTCCATGTTGATCAACGGCCTCCATGTCACGGCCGAGCAAGGCGCGACCTTCGAGCGGCGCAACCCTTTGGATGGCAGCGTGGCCACGCGGGCCCCTGCCGCCTCGGCGGCGGATGCTGTCATGGCGGCCGATGCGGCGGCGGCCGCCTTCAAGACCTGGAGCCAGACCGGGCCCGGCGAACGCCGCGCGTTGTTGCTCAAAGCGGCAGATGCACTCGAGGCCAAAACGCCGCAGTTCATCGAGGCGGTGGGCGCAGAGACCGGTGGCACCGGCATGTGGGCCGGCTTCAATGTGCACTTGGCAGCCGGCATGCTGCGGGAGGCCGCTTCGCTGACCACCCAGATCAGCGGTGAGGTGATTCCGTCTGATGTGCCCGGCAGTTTGGCCATGGGAGTGCGCCAGCCTGCAGGCGTGGTGCTGGGTATTGCACCGTGGAACGCTCCCATCATTCTGGGGGTGCGCGCCATTGCCACCCCCTTGGCTTGCGGCAACACCGTGATCTTCAAGGGCAGCGAAAACTGCCCGCGCACCCACCAGCTGATTGCCGAAGCGTTTGCGGACGCGGGCTTTCCGCCCGGCGTGGTGAACTACATCACCAACGCGCGGGCCGATGCCGGCACGGTGGTGGAGGCCATCGTGGCGCATCCGGCGGTGCGCCGTGTGAACTTCACCGGCTCTACCCGCGTCGGCAAGATCATTGCGATGACCTGTGCCAAATACCTCAAGCCGGTGGTGCTGGAACTGGGCGGCAAGGCACCCATGGTGATTCTGGACGACGCCGTGATCGAAGATGCGGTCAACGGCGCGGCCTTCGGTTGCTTTGCCAACAGCGGCCAGATTTGCATGAGCACCGAGCGCATCATCGTGGACCAGGCAATTGCGGATGCGTTTACCCAGAAGTTTGCCGCGAAGGCCGCAGCCCTGCCTGTGGGTGACCCGCGCAAGCCCGACCCGGTGGTGCTGGGCTCGGTGATTGGCATGAATACGGTCGAGCATTGCAACGCGCTGATTGACGATGCGCTGGCCAAAGGGGCCAAGCTGCTGTGTGGTGGCAAGGCGACCAACACCCTGATGGCGGCCACCGTGCTGGACCATGTGACACCGGCCATGCGCATCTACCACGAGGAGACTTTCGGCCCGGTCAAGGCGGTGGTGCGGGTCCGCGGTGTGGAAGAGGCGGTGGCCTGCGCCAACGACAACGAATACGGCTTGAGCGCGGCCGTGTTTGGCAGTGACATGGCGCGCGCCTTCAACGTGGCGCGCCGCATTGACTCCGGCATTTGCCATGTGAATGGCCCCACCGTGCATGACGAAGCCCAGATGCCGTTCGGTGGCGTCAAAGGCAGCGGCATGGGGCGTTTTGGGGGCAAAGCCGGTGTGGCCGAGTTCACCGAGCTGCGCTGGATCACCCTGCAAACCACGCCGCGTCACTACCCGTTTTAA
- the mnmG gene encoding tRNA uridine-5-carboxymethylaminomethyl(34) synthesis enzyme MnmG, protein MLYPQEFDVIVVGGGHAGTEAALAAARMGSKTLLLSHNIETLGQMSCNPSIGGIGKGHLVKEVDAMGGAMALATDESGIQFRILNSSKGPAVRATRAQADRVLYKAAIRRMLENQPNLWLFQQAVDDLMVEGDGDGARVVGAVTQVGIQFRGKTVVLTAGTFLDGKIHVGLNNYAAGRAGDPPAVSLSARLKELKLPQGRLKTGTPPRIDGRSIDFSKCIEQPGDGVAGGMSDVMPVVSFMGNTAMHPQQVPCWITHTNERTHDIIRSGFDRSPMFTGKIEGVGPRYCPSVEDKINRFADKDSHQIFLEPEGLTTHEYYPNGISTSLPFDIQYELVRSIASLENAHILRPGYAIEYDYFDPRSLKSSFETRQIGGLFFAGQINGTTGYEEAAAQGMFAGINAALQVRAMGGGNVALSAAGAASYTGSSWLPGRDQAYLGVLVDDLITKGVTEPYRMFTSRAEFRLQLREDNADARLTEVGRELGLVDNARWDAFCRKRDAVSRETERLRSIWVNPRNLAADESERVLGKSIEHEYNLADLLRRPNVSYGGLMSLDHGKYANRDLLDTVSRETAGLPATDLAEVAFVAAVVEQVEIAAKYSGYIDRQKDEVERAAHYENLRLPEDLDYMQVTALSIEARQRLSKFKPETLGQASRLSGITPATISLLMIHLRKGNFRGFVEKAEAV, encoded by the coding sequence ATGTTGTACCCACAAGAATTCGACGTCATCGTTGTCGGCGGCGGCCATGCCGGCACCGAAGCTGCGCTCGCCGCTGCCCGCATGGGCAGCAAAACCCTGCTGCTCTCCCACAACATCGAGACCTTGGGCCAGATGAGCTGCAACCCCAGCATTGGTGGTATCGGCAAAGGGCATCTCGTCAAAGAGGTGGATGCCATGGGCGGTGCGATGGCGCTGGCCACCGACGAGTCGGGTATTCAGTTCCGTATTCTCAACAGCAGCAAGGGCCCTGCAGTGCGCGCGACCCGCGCGCAGGCGGACCGCGTGCTCTACAAGGCCGCCATCCGCCGGATGCTGGAGAACCAGCCGAACCTGTGGCTGTTCCAACAAGCGGTGGACGATTTGATGGTCGAGGGCGACGGAGACGGCGCCCGTGTGGTGGGTGCGGTGACCCAGGTGGGTATCCAGTTCCGCGGCAAGACCGTGGTGCTGACCGCCGGCACCTTCCTGGACGGCAAGATCCATGTGGGTCTGAACAACTACGCCGCCGGCCGGGCAGGGGACCCGCCCGCCGTGTCGCTGTCTGCCCGACTCAAAGAATTGAAGCTGCCCCAAGGCCGCCTCAAGACCGGCACCCCGCCCCGCATTGACGGCCGCAGCATCGACTTCAGCAAATGCATCGAGCAGCCCGGCGATGGTGTGGCCGGTGGCATGAGCGATGTGATGCCGGTGGTGAGCTTCATGGGCAATACCGCCATGCACCCGCAGCAAGTGCCGTGCTGGATCACCCACACCAACGAGCGCACCCACGACATCATCCGCAGCGGGTTTGACCGCAGCCCGATGTTCACCGGCAAGATCGAGGGCGTAGGCCCGCGCTACTGCCCGAGCGTGGAAGACAAGATCAACCGCTTTGCCGACAAAGACAGCCACCAGATCTTTCTGGAACCCGAAGGCCTGACCACCCACGAGTACTACCCCAACGGCATCAGCACCAGCCTGCCGTTTGATATTCAGTACGAGTTGGTGCGCAGCATCGCCAGCTTGGAGAACGCGCACATCCTGCGCCCCGGCTACGCCATTGAGTACGACTACTTTGACCCGCGCTCGCTCAAGAGCAGCTTCGAGACACGGCAGATCGGCGGCCTGTTTTTTGCCGGCCAGATCAACGGCACTACGGGCTATGAAGAAGCGGCGGCACAAGGCATGTTCGCAGGCATTAATGCGGCACTGCAAGTGCGCGCCATGGGTGGCGGCAATGTGGCGCTGAGTGCTGCCGGTGCGGCTAGCTATACCGGTAGCAGCTGGTTGCCCGGCCGTGACCAGGCCTATCTGGGTGTGCTGGTGGACGACCTGATTACCAAGGGCGTGACCGAGCCTTACCGCATGTTCACCAGCCGGGCGGAGTTCCGCCTGCAGCTGCGTGAAGACAATGCCGATGCCCGTTTGACCGAAGTGGGCCGCGAGCTGGGCTTAGTCGACAACGCGCGTTGGGATGCCTTTTGCCGCAAGCGCGATGCTGTTTCACGTGAAACAGAGCGCCTGCGTAGTATCTGGGTCAACCCTCGCAATCTGGCTGCCGACGAATCCGAGCGCGTGTTGGGTAAATCGATTGAACACGAATACAACCTTGCCGACTTGCTGCGCCGTCCGAATGTGAGTTACGGCGGCTTGATGTCACTGGACCATGGCAAATACGCCAACCGTGATTTGCTGGACACTGTTTCACGTGAAACAGCGGGGCTGCCCGCGACAGATCTGGCCGAGGTGGCATTTGTGGCGGCTGTTGTGGAGCAGGTGGAGATTGCGGCCAAATATTCCGGCTACATCGATCGTCAGAAAGATGAAGTCGAACGCGCCGCCCACTACGAAAACCTCCGCTTGCCAGAAGACCTCGACTACATGCAGGTCACCGCCCTGAGTATTGAGGCACGGCAGCGCTTGAGCAAGTTCAAGCCGGAGACGCTGGGTCAGGCTTCCCGCTTGTCGGGCATCACCCCAGCGACGATTTCGTTGTTGATGATTCACCTCCGGAAAGGCAACTTCCGCGGCTTTGTGGAGAAGGCGGAGGCGGTATGA
- a CDS encoding LemA family protein, with the protein MGVMFWVVLAVAVFYLISLYNGLVEVKNAVSKAWANIDVLLKQRHDELPKLIDTCKQYMQHEQATLEKVIAARAKVSNARESQDVAAVGRAETGLRSGLGQLFALAESYPDLKANEQFVQLQARISSLENSIADRREFYNESVNINNVRIEQFPGVLVARLFNFKAFELLKFTAEELTDVDVSARFKA; encoded by the coding sequence ATGGGCGTGATGTTTTGGGTGGTTTTGGCGGTCGCGGTGTTTTACTTGATCAGCCTCTACAACGGCCTGGTGGAGGTCAAAAACGCAGTGTCCAAAGCATGGGCCAACATCGATGTGCTGCTCAAACAGCGCCATGACGAGTTGCCCAAGCTGATCGACACCTGCAAGCAATACATGCAGCACGAGCAAGCCACCCTGGAGAAGGTAATTGCAGCCCGGGCCAAGGTGTCGAATGCGCGCGAGTCGCAAGACGTGGCCGCAGTGGGCCGGGCCGAGACCGGTTTGCGCAGCGGCCTGGGCCAGTTGTTTGCCCTGGCCGAGAGCTACCCCGACCTGAAAGCCAACGAGCAGTTTGTGCAACTGCAAGCGCGCATCAGCAGCCTGGAAAACAGCATCGCCGACCGGCGCGAGTTTTACAACGAGTCGGTCAATATCAACAACGTGCGCATCGAGCAGTTTCCCGGTGTGCTGGTGGCGCGACTCTTCAACTTCAAGGCGTTTGAACTGCTCAAGTTCACCGCCGAAGAACTCACCGACGTGGACGTCAGCGCCCGATTCAAAGCCTGA
- a CDS encoding ParA family protein, with translation MAKIFCVANQKGGVGKTTTTVNLAAGLAKVGQRVLMIDLDPQGNATMGSGVDKRKLELTVYDVLLESASVAEARTRSEKLIDGGCSYDILGANRELAGAEVEMVELERRERRLKQALAVVDAEYDFVLIDCPPSLSMLTLNGLCCAHGVIVPMQCEYFALEGLTDLVNTIKQVKANLNDDLQIIGLLRVMFDPRITLQQQVSEQLRAHFGDKVFNTVIPRNVRLAEAPSYGVPGVVFDPQSKGAQAFLTFAHEMVDRIKVM, from the coding sequence ATGGCCAAAATTTTCTGCGTTGCCAACCAAAAAGGTGGCGTTGGCAAAACCACTACTACCGTGAACCTGGCGGCCGGACTGGCCAAAGTCGGCCAGCGCGTGCTGATGATTGACCTCGATCCCCAAGGCAATGCGACCATGGGGTCGGGCGTAGATAAGCGCAAGCTAGAGCTCACGGTGTACGACGTGCTGCTGGAATCCGCCTCAGTGGCAGAGGCCCGCACCCGCAGCGAGAAGCTGATCGATGGTGGCTGCAGCTACGACATTCTGGGTGCCAACCGTGAGCTTGCCGGTGCCGAGGTCGAGATGGTGGAGCTGGAGCGGCGCGAGCGCCGCCTCAAGCAAGCGCTGGCCGTGGTGGATGCGGAGTACGACTTTGTGCTCATCGACTGCCCGCCCTCGTTGAGCATGCTCACCCTCAACGGCTTGTGCTGTGCCCATGGCGTCATCGTGCCGATGCAGTGCGAATACTTTGCGCTCGAAGGGCTGACCGATCTGGTCAACACCATCAAGCAAGTCAAAGCCAACCTGAACGACGACCTGCAAATCATCGGTTTGCTGCGGGTGATGTTTGACCCGCGCATTACCCTCCAGCAGCAGGTGAGCGAACAGCTCCGCGCCCACTTTGGCGACAAGGTGTTCAACACCGTCATCCCCCGCAACGTGCGTCTGGCCGAGGCGCCCAGTTACGGGGTGCCGGGCGTGGTGTTTGATCCCCAGTCCAAGGGGGCACAGGCCTTTTTAACCTTCGCGCACGAGATGGTGGACCGCATCAAGGTGATGTAG
- the rsmG gene encoding 16S rRNA (guanine(527)-N(7))-methyltransferase RsmG, whose amino-acid sequence MSGVGHSEQLDRACAALALTLEPAQSAALLEYMGLIQKWTKVYNLTAVRDPAEMLTHHLFDSLAAIAPLQKQLAVQQAAGVCGDKPRLLDVGSGAGLPGIVIAICCPHITVHCVDTVAKKAAFIQQVAVTLKLPNLRGIHARVESLSEPYDVVSSRAFASLVDFTTWSEKALAEQGVWMGMKGKHPADEMAALPASVEVFHVEQLVVPGLDAERCIVWMRMRMCKRVVG is encoded by the coding sequence ATGAGCGGAGTAGGGCATTCGGAGCAACTGGACCGGGCTTGTGCGGCGCTAGCCCTCACCTTGGAGCCTGCGCAGTCGGCAGCGCTGCTGGAGTACATGGGCTTGATCCAGAAGTGGACCAAGGTCTACAACCTGACAGCGGTGCGCGATCCGGCCGAGATGCTGACGCACCACCTGTTTGACAGCCTAGCAGCGATTGCGCCGTTGCAAAAACAGTTGGCTGTGCAGCAGGCAGCAGGTGTTTGTGGTGACAAGCCCCGCCTGCTGGATGTGGGCTCCGGCGCTGGCTTGCCCGGTATTGTGATTGCGATTTGCTGTCCCCACATCACGGTGCACTGTGTGGACACAGTGGCCAAGAAGGCCGCCTTCATTCAGCAAGTGGCGGTGACCTTGAAGTTGCCAAACCTGCGTGGCATTCATGCCCGGGTAGAGAGTTTGAGCGAACCCTACGATGTGGTGAGCTCGCGCGCTTTTGCATCCCTGGTCGACTTTACGACTTGGTCTGAAAAAGCCTTGGCAGAGCAGGGCGTGTGGATGGGCATGAAGGGCAAGCACCCTGCGGATGAAATGGCTGCATTGCCTGCTTCGGTCGAGGTGTTTCACGTGGAACAACTTGTGGTGCCGGGGTTGGATGCGGAGCGGTGCATTGTGTGGATGCGGATGCGGATGTGTAAGCGGGTGGTGGGCTAA
- a CDS encoding HD-GYP domain-containing protein — MTEPNPAPLVDVHEALHAAQVVVFALATLAELRDSDTESHLIRVQQYVRALCGELQKNPAYADTLTPAYVETLAGSVPMYDMGTVGIPDRILLKPGRLTPDEIAIMRTHTTLGHDALVRAEKTLGRASPLLTVAKELALCHQEKWDGTGYPKGLWAEQIPLSARIVALADVFDALISNKVYKDGVSHDRAVQIITEGRGAHFDPAVVDAFLEVHEVFRSIAVRHADTNADMQQKIEYMANAIAEVAVL; from the coding sequence ATGACCGAACCCAACCCTGCTCCCCTAGTCGACGTCCATGAAGCCTTGCACGCCGCGCAGGTCGTGGTGTTTGCGTTGGCCACTCTGGCGGAGTTGCGCGACTCTGATACCGAGAGCCACCTCATCCGGGTCCAGCAGTATGTGCGGGCCCTGTGCGGCGAGCTGCAAAAGAACCCTGCCTATGCCGACACACTGACACCGGCGTATGTCGAGACCCTTGCGGGCAGCGTGCCGATGTACGACATGGGCACCGTGGGCATTCCCGACCGGATCTTGCTCAAGCCCGGGCGCCTGACGCCGGATGAAATCGCCATCATGCGCACCCACACCACGCTCGGTCACGACGCCTTGGTGCGGGCGGAGAAAACCTTGGGCCGGGCATCGCCCTTGTTGACCGTTGCCAAAGAGTTGGCGCTGTGCCACCAGGAGAAATGGGACGGCACCGGCTACCCCAAAGGCCTGTGGGCGGAGCAGATTCCGCTGTCGGCGCGCATTGTGGCGCTGGCAGACGTGTTTGATGCGCTCATCAGCAACAAGGTCTACAAAGATGGTGTGTCGCATGACCGGGCGGTGCAAATCATCACCGAAGGGCGGGGCGCGCACTTCGACCCTGCCGTTGTGGATGCGTTTTTGGAAGTGCACGAAGTCTTTCGCAGCATCGCGGTGCGCCATGCAGATACCAATGCCGACATGCAGCAGAAGATCGAATACATGGCCAACGCGATTGCCGAGGTCGCGGTTCTTTGA